A DNA window from Sphingomonas profundi contains the following coding sequences:
- a CDS encoding Hpt domain-containing protein, translating into MSYDPGALRIALAAAVGDDPALVAELRTAFIASAETMSDLLARSRCDANWQAAAWRLHGLAASFGAIDLMDLAAEAARGAPGDPVSLRRIDLAIQAFDG; encoded by the coding sequence ATGTCCTACGATCCCGGAGCGTTGCGCATAGCCCTGGCGGCGGCCGTCGGTGACGATCCGGCGCTCGTTGCCGAACTGCGCACCGCCTTCATCGCCAGTGCCGAGACCATGTCGGATCTGCTCGCGCGGTCGCGCTGCGACGCCAACTGGCAGGCGGCGGCGTGGCGGCTGCACGGCCTGGCCGCCAGCTTCGGCGCGATCGACCTGATGGATCTCGCGGCCGAGGCGGCACGCGGCGCGCCCGGCGATCCCGTGTCGCTGCGGCGGATCGATCTGGCGATCCAGGCCTTCGACGGCTGA